Genomic segment of Dromaius novaehollandiae isolate bDroNov1 unplaced genomic scaffold, bDroNov1.hap1 HAP1_SCAFFOLD_37, whole genome shotgun sequence:
gacccttgcagacagggcagatgccacctcaccagaagtcaggcctctcagggtgatgggtggctctgagacacctgtccttggtcagcggTGGAGGTGGCATCTCCAAAGCCGCTGGTCCctttggcaagagtctcagaagagcagattccttgagccttcaatgggggagacatctggaggtggggATCCAATGCCCTGATCAAGGCAGAGGAGGTATCTTTGGGCCTTTTCCAGTGCagttttgattatctctgagcatggagatctgagaagctctctggatccctgtgctACAATTTTGccaccctcatggagaaaaagggttgttcttaacatctaagaagaatttccccttgtccaatttgtccctgttgcctctcatgctatcagtgtgcacctccaagaaaattcagctctgtcttctctgtgccctccataaggtggttgtgcacagcatgaagataccccttggccttctcttgtctaggcagaacaaacccagctctcccagcctctccttatatgccccatgctccaggctgcaccatcttggtgtccctgtgctggactccCTCCTGTGTGTCAGTGCCTTTGCAGAATGGGAGAGCCCAAACGGGAGCCagtatacagacatggtctccccTCTGCTGAAAAGAGGGATAGAACATCtcagtggccctgctggctgtgctctcacaaatacagcccagcatagaggggagacatttgcccctgactgttgcgatcctgcaaggccagcagaactgatgATAACactctgattttttctttctttctaggttgctccactcatgtaggttcccTGTGCAGGCCTGGAGCCCCTGAGAATGGAGGCTGGATGCCAGagcgtgtccctgtagctgtcaatATCTTTGCCAATGTTGTGAGCCttgtgtgaaagcagctgcaggtgaatgagatgaggctacgTATGGATGCAAAGGCTTCCATAGATGCGCCGGGCTTCCATGGGTGCCTTGGGGTGTGtgttcacctcctggtacctctgctgtgctgctaattctGCGTCGCACAAATGCTGTTGCTGCCGGCCCACTCAGCAATTGCCattgtgccccctccttttcctagaagatTGTGGTGCCATGTAGGATGGATAcaagacccttataattaaatgccagcatcttGAGTGCCTTTGTCTGAGTTGCCCCAAAGCCTGCATAGCTTGAAGTGAGGAagtctcccagctcctggctctatgaggggtgaagctgtgcccagggccaggttgcccgtCGCACCCAGCCTCCAGTGCTGTATGAACCCAGCTGTTGAGCctggactgctgctgcagagcctgcacagccaggacagttggcatttcagcagacctcccgtctggggctgtctccttgcttgggcctcgtttcaaagcctctgcagcctttttcccttcacaggggctgcttgtccaaggaactgaaggaaaggaactgaggttactttgggctcaggaggcCTTCAGCACTCTCCAATACTTCTACACTGTACttgtaacttttgtattactaaacaaaatcccccccatccctagctggaggttcctgaggggatgggggtggaaagcagcagcctgctctgcccaaagaaagcaggcttcttccctctgaaaggagcagcatcacccaaggagccagctctgtccctgagcttgtgctgatcatttgcacctgccttgtgagcctggagtgccttggccacctcctggtgtcaccacaagagcttccctgtgtgtctgagctgagGAGCCAaaggaaggcagcgagcagagcagtgcctggggagtgtgcaagtggcgagaGTCCTGCCTCCATCTGTTCTTGCTGGcccttggttgtatctagcagaagagccagctctgtggggcagagacagtgtgtttgcagaccagctggcacagccgaggtctggcatcaggttaatgcctgctgcagtgctgagttgacgtgacagtgtcaggaaccctttccagtgcagctgctccctcagctgatctctgtacctcggcactggaaatggcagtggcctcctgctgtcattgtgtaggtgctccagtgcaaagggTCACAGCTAGGACTTGATGGTAAAGGAAAcgcaagtgcaattgttcccttttgtgatttggtgccagggtgacagagtggagatgtgccatgacctggagagaatcctgccaggagatgaaagccatTTGCAGATGACTTTTCTGTACAGAGTGATAacagcgtactcaagggccatgcAAGTGgtccaggtgagcttctcctctgtgaaggtttgcacttttccagtcacttgtgactcggtaccagctaggccagcagcaggcacgtcgatgccgtttgtgcttgtgaggtcagttgtgcctctgagcctggtGGGCCAACAGCATGTccatagctttggtgatgctggtgaggtccctcgtgtctcagtgctgcccgagaggcaggctgcaggaacactgcggtgttgtgcttctgagctccctCCTGCCTCAGGACGTAACAGGCCAACAGCAGGACCATGGCTTTGGAGCaaactgtgaggtcacttcttcctgagtacctcagaggccagcagcagggacacagctgctctctgtgcctgTGAGGTGATGTTTTCCTGAGTGTTACAGGCGAGCAGCTAGCTGacggcttcaaggctgatagtgaggtcacttgtgcctcattaCCGGATAACCAAGCAGACGGCATATTGCTaccgtttgtgcttgtgaggtcatttgtgactcagacactttgagggcagctccaggcatatggctttgaactggactgtgaggtaaccattgcaCCAATACATGATAGGCTAGGTGTAGGTGCTgattttttggtgtagtacctggtccctgaggggtgtttggctgccctgtgagcatggtgaggggatgacgtgaatctgtgctgtcacgatgtgactcagggaggccaTTCCAGAGCTGGCTTagtcttggggagggcagggggagctgcaggggcaatAGCTGCATGCCTGGGCTGTGGGTAgtgaggtcacggctgtctgcaaGAGCTATGCCACAAGATCAGCattgtcaaatcagctcttggtcagtagctgccaggccagtaGGAGccacatggctcagctactggtgatgaggtcacttctgctggagtagctgataggccagctgcaggatcaagacttggctgttgattgtgaggtcacttgtgactgatgagctgcttggatggcagcagagctgtggctggaaaggtgactgtgaggtcacttctgcctgagcagttggtagggcagcagcaggtccctggctgggacatgtgctttggagctcacttctgcctgagcagctgataggttatcatttggctcatggctggggaagttatcatgaggtagctgctgtctcagaggcttataggccagtgacaggcacatggctgtgaaggggactgtgaggtcatctccttctgagtccctgctaggccagcagcaggcccctgcctgggaagtcccttgtgaggtcactgcagacagagcagctggcaggccagcagctggcacctggctgggaacagacgcggaggtccctcctgtcccagcagcctctggggctgcagcaggtgcctggctgtaaaggtgcctgtgaggtgccttctgggtgagaagctgataggccagcagcaggctgtgaagtggggaatgtgctggtgaggtcagttgtgtcTCGGtacgtgataggccagcagcaggccccttgctgggaagtgactttgaggtcatttcctccagagcagcagggaggccagcagcaggcaagtggtgaagagatgtttgtgagctcacgtccgactcagtgcctgacagactatgtggaggcacattgctgggagagtcgctgtgaggtcacttgtctgtgcaaggctagcacttggctaatggcttgggcatttgcctgtgaggtcacttgtgcctgagtccctgataggccagcagcaggcagagaggtgtggaagttgcttgtgaggtctccttggcagggTAGCTGGTAggacagcagcatgttggtggctggggaaggtattttgaggaaacttgtgtctctaaagccgcaggccagcagcaggcacctggtgggggcatgcacttgtgaggtcacttctacctgagcaactgccaggccagcagctgctggtggtgaggtgacttcagggtgtggtgagtgtgcccagaggagggattgacacctgcagatctctacagcaatatagaaatgcaagtatgtgcaaagctgataggccagcacttgatTCCTCTGTGGGGTaagtggttgtgaggtcctgtctgcctgagtacctgataggccaccaacaggcacagggctagaatgtaggttttgtggtcactcctgtctctgcaggtgattggccagcagcaggcacatgacttgaaTATTGAttgtgaggtgccttctgcccAAGTccctgactggacagcagcaggcacagagctgggtcacgtccatcaggaagctgaaaggctggtgcgtgggcttggatgttgtttgtgaggttctttgtacctgATCGGTggatgggccactgagaggctgatgggtggcaaagttatgatgaggtgaattgtgtcttggaagttcctaagctactaggaggaccctggctgtgaagatgacagtgatgtcacttctgtctctgaagatcaTGGTCCGGCAGCAGGCACCGgtgtgtggaagtgcctgtgaggtcacttatCCTGGAGAacgtgataggcaagcagcaggctcacagcatgggaatgtgcttctgaggtcacttgtgcctgaggacctgattagacagcaggcacagagccctcgccctggtggcaacactcttcccagtgcaggctgggaaaccattggctttcttttgacatgaggacatgttgctgcctcatgctacttcatgttgtctaccagcacccccaggtccttctctgcaaagctgctttccagatggtcagcacccagtgtTTCCTGGTGCATTGGGTTACTCTTTCTCACATGCGAGATGTTGCATTTCCGTTTGtgaagcttcatgaggttcctctgtgcccatttctccagcctgccaaggtccctctgagcggcagtgcaaacagctgtggTATCATgactgtattttaggagaagattgtgtctcagaagcttgtaggcccttaggTCTACATGCACATGACCctgcaggggactgtgaggtgacttgtgtgtctgctggtgatgggccaggagcaagcacaggagttggaaactgtctatgaggtcacttctgcctgagtgtctgataggccagcagcaggcacatggtttagaatgtgattgtgaggtcacttctgcctgagtccctgactgcatagcagctggcacatagctgggtcatgtgcctctgagaagctgacctgccagcagcaggcaattagggttggaagatgatgatgagagtactggtttctgaggggTTAAtgggctccaaagctcaaaggcccaTCTGAGGCATatggccacaaaggtgatggtgaggtcacttctgtctctgcaagtgataggcaaggagcagcagtctgtgaggtgacttgtgtctcagtacctggggtgtgagtTTTCTACCTGCGTTGTTTGCACCTCTAAGTAGGtggttccatcctctccagtctttctttcctgaagctcagacatgtacgttttgccctcaggggagctgaatcccgcCCATGATGGTtaaacccatgccctgtgttcatccagaggacagcagggagggttttctcctgttgacttgctcccatgccacaggggctcttcagctgggatttgtctccccttggtGTGGACAACCACCACTGGGAGGTCTGTCtactcttgctcgtacaggcttctcttacagccgggaatgaataactgtaagtgtatatatatatgtgcatataataaatatatacaataaaaaaagaaataaaaaatccattccaactgataaaaaaattgttgtggagatggggatttttttcagctcttgcatagagttattttttgaataggttttaccttatgactaaaagtcagtgttcaggcctttattcGTTTGCCCACagatagaggctattgctgcctgagatgccctggggtggctgtgtgcccatgtggggctgggaaatgtgacccaggacctacgagaacctttttggagcattagctggtcaccaggaaaagtctctcaagacctctcagtgagacaacttatttctcttccttgactAGAAAAggaagtccagacacttgtgttagacatagacatgtgcattaatgttatggaaattaggcttgttggccaccatgacagggctcgaccctaggttctcgcaagtaaagttcagagccaaatcaaaacaaattaaattttaatgacgcgcgtgccgtaattacagctcgagctgggtgcctccaaagagggaccctaacgtaaacagatcctgggcaattatagttttttcaacttacatttcccacccctcacgcggtaggtagaccaatagtaattttttggtctggggtctcctgctcctcattgggtctcatcgtcattcttaggtaagctgtttttctcctcatttttgttttttgcagtctctgatgaaggttgtacctctgtttttgttgggtctggtggttgtctcccaaggtcttatttttcaattgttttgatgtcttccctttcggagtgggtaacacaggagcgcagaccgtgtgtggcttccttatcttcccagcctgaatgagctctgaggaactattttttactaaacaaggtaaaggtttattacttttcccaagtgcggcctaaggcttcagcaaatttagctactcatgctaagcaagttttatagaagttgtgctaagcagccatttctagacagttttaattcactattctttaatgCCTGCATccgcttgatttattagttgcatctctgtattgctgtagagctctgcaggcgtcaatccctcctcccggcacactcaccaaacccaggaatcatatcaccaccaacatccaagccatatgTCTTCtcctggccaatcagctgctctgttaGAGTGAGCTCACAAGTCcctacccccaccaggtgcctgctgatggtctaagggcttcagagacacaagttgcctcaaaataccttccccagccatgaacatgctgctgcctgcTACGTACTCTggcccaggagacctcacaatctgcttccacacccatctgcctgctgctggcctctcagggactcaggcacaagtgacctcacaggcaaatgcccaagccattagccaagtgctagccttgcacagacaagtgacctcacagcgactctcccagcaatgtgcctccacatagtctgtcaggcactgagtcggacgtgagctcacaaacatctcttcaccacttgcctgctgctggcctccctgctgctctggaggaaatgacctcaaagtcacttcccagcaaggggcctgctgctggcctatcacgtaCCGAgacacaactgacctcaccagcacattccccacttcacagcctgctgctggcctatcggcttctcacccagaaggcacctcacaggcaccttcacAGTCATgtacctgtcactggcctatgagcttCTGAGACTGCAGTTACCTCACTATAACTTGTCCTGAACAGTGCGTGTTCATGCGCACTCAAAGCGAGCCTGGGGCAAGGCCCTGGCGAGGCCactggcagcctgctgcactaccattggctgacagagccatcagtccaacccaggccgccctcctccccttgctggccaataggagggcagcactgtgggtgatgccatggcaacgctgcaGTCCTGTGTGACCCGGCGGgcagctcttcccctcccctgtttccccccacctgtttccaagctgctcccccaaacaggctgtcttttgggtgcagaggtttgaccccagtttgcaggaggacaggggctgtggccatcagaggacaacatctctgagcccaaaacatgctgtACCAAGCTGCAAGTATAAATGGATgcaggggggaggaagagaggttctcccaaacaagtagatgcCTTGGGGTTCTTACAAGGTTCTTACATCTATATCCAAcatggcatttccagcaggctcctgAGAGCCCGataggagctgcaggacaccccagcctccaggacacaggacccctttcctgccagagccagatcccaaagggagacccactcccagggaatcCTGGATATTCATTGCCTCCTGCCATGAGGGGATGGAGctggccccacaggagccttggggctcagggcagccccatccccagggtccaggagtcctggctgccacattgtcttCTGAGCCAggcaggaccctcaggcagggttctcgtggcagcccccagccctgtccagccaccctcacagcccgGGACCCACAGCCGTTTTTGAGTTAACAGCCTCTGTGTGAAACCTCAgcaaggagctcccaaagcccttatcctcagtggagagctgcaggagtgctgggaacaaggaagtGTGGTCTGAGGTGATGGTctgggtccagcagccctccatctcactTGTTGCCTTCTCATCAGTGTGCCTctccagatggggaggaagggtGCCCTTCCCATCTTGtccccaaaactcctctccagcatgtccctgttcctctgcctgtcagcaagCAGCTCCAGCATagccccgctgcctcctgtccttcctccttttcatGGAGCGACTCCAagggacagcagtggggagcacgtgagcagtgcccagcagtgtccaggtctcacaggcaaaagagggcactgccatggcagcaccggggagacctccctgtgatgcagcacatcccactgtgacctcagcttgtgtcaccTGGGAGCtcagcaggtcactgccatggagatggcacagccagggagagagcagagagatttcctctaacatcctggaaagcagtcacctcccttcactccagtcattttccaaaaatttctgataaatcctggaacatctccagatggtgccaaaggctgtgaaatatctcaaatggggcactgcagaggtcacttctgcGTGCCCACACTGGCAGGTCTCTGCCTTGGGCAGACCTGTATAGCAACCTGGGGCTAGAGAGTTGTTTTGGGGTTTGGCAAGACAGGAgaaaagtcatgtgggatgaaacagcacaaagcgtggccacaagctgagatgctttggtgagcctcaaaactgataactactgtgggttgctctttttgtagaagtaggatgtaggacagtatgggacacgatgtagccttcctccctgaggcccCAAAGCAGGCTTTGTTTTTagaagtcctcagcaaggtttcttggtctgcggtgcttaagatagagatgatacaccagaaaagagcaaacatgcCCTTAGCATTCATCATCCAGGCAGTTTTATCCAGGACCCTCGTCCCTGACAGGCTCCAAAGCCAATGGGGCAGGCCAAGTAGTTAATCTGGAGAAGTTTTCtcatttcccatgaattttgcccagctttccttctgactgagcctggggaaagccatttctcatctCTGGGGCTCAGCTGATCCATGGGCTTCTCAGCATGACCTTGAGGCAGCGCTTCTCCCCTGGGTACAGTCCCTGACCCCTGGCCCCTCCCTGGgaccctagctctcttctgggctgTACATCCCTGtctccctggatctcccacagttttgatcCCACGCTTCTCAGGACATggccacacactgcagggctggtgaccaggctctggtgcagagcttgtaaggcagtgcagtgctttgggacctgcatttgggctcattcagaaattTTTGAGGTGACCAGCTGCCAGCGCTGCAGTTGCTGAAGCTTGAGAaggtccctacaaccagccttcctgctcttcctcatctcTGCCCTGGAGTGACTcatgcagaagggagactccatcccctttgaatactgtcagagatggggcttttgAAGTCACCGCAAAAGGAAGGACTCACCTACTTGTGTGggttgctccttcagcctgtggcacccgctctgtgatgctgtgagccccagctctgcaccctgaggtctctgcccttcgTCCAGAGGCACAGCTTCAAATGacggaagtgttgctttagagagcccACTTCAAGCTGAGACacactgtggagctgaaggcctgatggaggctagtcCGGGATGTGGCAGTCTCCTCcaccccctcctgctctgggcccAAGCACgcaggaaggtcccaggaagtGTTTGGTGTGGGGGGGATGGGTTTCCCTCCACATGTCCCAAGTCCTGTGTGGGTGTCTCTGAGcacccaggaaaatccctcttcgcTAGGGCCTCGCATCAAGCCTTTTCCAGACTTCTGTACAGAAGCACTGCCCAGTCCGagatccccaagagcagcaccaCCCCCGGCAtggcctgggacccccaggagctgtgtggctccCTCTTCTGTTTCCACGTGCCCTGATTAAATGGACAATTTCTACCATCACCTTTCCAGCACCCTAGCTGGACATCGTAACTTCCcatgttttccagttttcctccttcccttacTCTTGGTTCATTCAGATACCTAGTTGCTGAGGTCCACTTCAGGACATTTAAAGCTTGatctgtctttcagcagtctgtCCCGTTAGCCAAGGCATTAATTGTGTTTACATCTACtgtttcctatctatccaaaaggtttctagtcaggctatcccttgtggaaagtgcacctcattggaggcagcttggaatGAGCATACTGGCGAGTGTAATTTTTTATGGAACTATATCatgctttattctttgtttgttttctactaaaagaaaaagcttctttgtctatttgcagctaCTTTTCTAGGTAAGGTAGGTGGGAATTGGGGcctatgagctgtaacattcagttgcagacttcagagGAATAAGGTTAGCTTTTAACAAGAGTGATGGAAGTCCCAGTTGGCTGATGAGAGCAGTGGGAGgattggggagatggggaggaagattgtccatgcagGCTCTGACCtccaggacactgcttttcctacatgtcctgacTTCATGAGGAGACTCTCTGGATCAGTCTCAGCTGGAGAATGTTGCTgccacttattctgaaagctggaaaaTAGTACTCcgaaaaaaaccctttcaaagcagaaatacttgTATACTAttgaagtctccatctttcagctacactcccgaCACCTCTCCAATTGGCcatacaagacttgaagaaaatcaCAGGAAGAGAGgcggttcatcagggctttttgcgttttaatgatccccatggtgtatttggtgctgaatCCATGAACCACAGCTACTGACAGCCTTCTTTTTGGTGCCATCCACCAGGAGGGATGATGGCACGATGGCGctatgagctgggagggtggggaacattattccttcttcaggcacttcccaggccatgtggaggccaggacagcaaggacttctggctctgcaccaagAGCTCCctgtagtgtacccacactctgaatgttgtcttggattaaaagttggcatttttctctccaagacactttcaagcccagttccacttccttctcatctctcccaatccctcctctgatctcGCTGGCCATTCCTACacccctcccctcttctccctgcAGGACCCCGAGCTgacagtgctgctctgcaaagcaagcggGCTGTGAGGCCCCGGGGCTACAAGgggactctgcactggccgtgctggtcagggtgggaatcagacccaaccaaatgGGGATCAAAGCCTCTAGTCCCTCCATGGGGATGCAGACGTGGCAGGTCTTGGagggactatggagcatttccaagggtgctagttgtgtccaggggtgcctctagatcctggccctgctatttcacagagggtgacatgaatctctctccaggctcccttccctgtgccagctgggtcctcacagcctctcctgaGATTGTGGAGTCCTCCTTTGCTCccagatacctgggtttagcacttcaCCTTTAGGTGACTTGACGTTGGAGgatctctccctttgtgaggctTCCCTCACTACCCAcaccaggcacacgctgtcccagaagatcccctgtgctctcctggcagctccagcttcccctccagaaggacaggtaTCTGACGCTGGGCCTTAACATGTGGTACTGCCTTAGGTATGCACATCCAGAGGTGTCCCACTCCACCGGCCTCCCCCCCACTgccactggacactgatgggggagtcctaaatccagtccttggtctctaagagattaTTACAtgatttttgctcctgaacccacggagaaccccatcagcagcagccgcTTTGGTCATAATTTCCTTGGGCCTactcttgacaccagctttggaagaagagccagccttcaagcactgcactgaggagaacttactttattacagagatactgtgagggagtcagctccgATCCAGTGTTGGGTACAATTTTATATGGGCACCagctgagacagagcagtctcagtaaaggtgaaatgaacccaagcatttgtgcagcaacatgagtacaaatactactaataatagtaacaatagcCATAATAAAAGTAAAGTGAATAAACAATATtcagtcctggtatgggatactgtgggagtcatttgtggagaggaatggcaatgttaccactgctgaaaaatggccatgaaatcactttcctcagggcatcctggagctccttgttcctcatgctgtagatgagggggttcactgctggaggcaccaccgagtacagaacagacaccaccagatccagagatggggaggagatggaggggggcttcaggtaggcaaacatgacagtgctgagaaacaaggagaccacggccaggtgcgggaggcacatggaaaaggctttgtgccggccctgctcagaggggatcctcagcacgactgtgaagatctgcacataggacaccacaatgaaaacaaaacacacaaagactaaaaaaacactaaccacaagaagccccacttctctgaggtaggcgtctgagcaggagaccttgaggatctggggaatctcacagaagaactggtccactgtgttgtcttggcagagtggtattgaaaatgtgttagcagtgtgcaggacagcattgagaaaaccactgccccaggcagctgctgccattttgacacaagctctgctgcccatgatggtcccgtagtgcaggggtctgcagatggcaacatagcggtcataggccatgactgtgaggagagaatactctcctccaaacaagaagacaaccaggaagacctgggcagcacatcctgagtaggaaatggccgtcgtgtcccacagggaattggccatggatttggggacagtggtggagatggagccaaggtcgaggagggagaggttgaggaggaagaagtacatgggggtgtggaggtggtggtcgcaggctatggctgtgatgatgaggccgttgcccaggagggcagccaagtagatgcccaggaagagcgagaagtgcaagagctgcagct
This window contains:
- the LOC135326159 gene encoding olfactory receptor 14A16-like → LHYGTIMGSRACVKMAAAAWGSGFLNAVLHTANTFSIPLCQDNTVDQFFCEIPQILKVSCSDAYLREVGLLVVSVFLVFVCFVFIVVSYVQIFTVVLRIPSEQGRHKAFSMCLPHLAVVSLFLSTVMFAYLKPPSISSPSLDLVVSVLYSVVPPEKTLHYLVATAGKADTDYHIPGQFCLLCRSQVQESVTLVDLPGLTVLGSCPPHPPESSWTLHPAALPSQ